In Streptomyces puniciscabiei, a single genomic region encodes these proteins:
- a CDS encoding flavodoxin family protein — MTTPVVSIAYHSGFGHTAVLAEAVRAGAADAGAEVHLIKVDEITDEQWETLDRSDAIVFGSPTYMGTASGAFHVFAEATSRRWFGQDWKDKLAAGFTNSASKSGDKLHTLQFFQTLAAQHGMHWVNLGLLPGWNASTASENDLNRLGFFTGAAAQSNNDQGPEGVHKADIATAEHLGRRVTETAKAFTRGRIAA; from the coding sequence GTGACCACCCCTGTCGTTTCCATCGCCTACCACTCCGGCTTCGGCCACACCGCCGTCCTCGCCGAGGCCGTCCGCGCCGGTGCCGCCGACGCGGGTGCCGAGGTGCACCTGATCAAGGTCGACGAGATCACCGACGAGCAGTGGGAGACGCTCGACCGCTCCGACGCGATCGTCTTCGGCTCGCCCACCTACATGGGCACGGCCTCCGGCGCCTTCCACGTCTTCGCCGAGGCCACCTCCAGGCGCTGGTTCGGCCAGGACTGGAAGGACAAGCTGGCCGCCGGCTTCACCAACTCGGCCTCCAAGAGCGGCGACAAGCTGCACACCCTGCAGTTCTTCCAGACGCTCGCCGCCCAGCACGGCATGCACTGGGTCAACCTCGGCCTGCTCCCCGGCTGGAACGCCAGCACTGCCTCCGAGAACGACCTCAACCGCCTCGGCTTCTTCACCGGCGCCGCCGCCCAGAGCAACAACGACCAGGGTCCCGAGGGCGTCCACAAGGCCGACATCGCCACGGCCGAGCACCTGGGCCGCCGGGTGACGGAGACGGCGAAGGCGTTCACCCGCGGGCGGATCGCCGCGTAG
- a CDS encoding winged helix-turn-helix transcriptional regulator produces the protein MSATAQGHDDLAYDVFAKACPSRGTLEHVTGRWGGLTLGALYEGSLRFNELRRRVDGVSEKMLSQTLHALERDGLVHREAQPTNPPRVDYELTPLGRQVAERLLALIHCVEGAMDEVLAAREAYDGRGPA, from the coding sequence ATGAGTGCCACCGCCCAGGGCCACGACGACCTCGCCTACGACGTCTTCGCCAAGGCCTGCCCGTCCCGCGGCACGCTGGAGCACGTCACCGGCCGCTGGGGCGGTCTCACGCTCGGCGCGCTGTACGAGGGCTCGCTGCGCTTCAACGAGCTGCGCCGCCGCGTGGACGGGGTGAGCGAGAAGATGCTGTCCCAGACGCTGCACGCGCTGGAGCGCGACGGCCTGGTGCACCGCGAGGCCCAGCCGACCAACCCGCCACGCGTGGACTACGAACTGACGCCCCTGGGCCGTCAGGTCGCCGAGCGCCTGCTGGCGCTCATCCACTGCGTGGAGGGCGCCATGGACGAGGTACTGGCGGCACGCGAGGCGTACGACGGCCGGGGGCCGGCGTAG
- a CDS encoding ATP synthase F0 subunit B has translation MDVQKKLDEIVSTVSGARSMPMSASCVVNRAELLAMLEEVRQALPGSLAQAQELIGDREQMVEQARQEAERIISHAHAERGSLISDTEIARRAQAEADRILAEARKEAEEIRAEADDYVDSKLANFEVVLTKTLGSVGRGREKLLGTGPGLDENGYEDEDAPERSHDPETLRHNADQYVDAKLGAFEAVLAKTLEAVGRGRQKLHGRIATDDLGALADDTTTFQHSSDADYLADLAALAEQDTAAERPDRSAQQQPQPQQQPSYEPQPAYASYDQQDPYGGFPQQPAYGQQDPYGYQQADPYAYQGYDPQQAAYDPQQAHQQQQPQQQPQQGYALDETSLFDTSMISAEQLRAYEQGRGL, from the coding sequence GTGGACGTGCAGAAGAAGCTCGACGAGATCGTCTCCACGGTCTCCGGCGCCCGGTCCATGCCCATGTCGGCGTCGTGCGTGGTCAACCGCGCCGAGCTGCTCGCGATGCTCGAAGAGGTGCGCCAGGCCCTGCCCGGTTCCCTCGCGCAGGCGCAGGAGCTGATCGGCGACCGTGAGCAGATGGTCGAGCAGGCCCGTCAGGAAGCCGAGCGGATCATCTCGCACGCGCACGCCGAGCGCGGCTCGCTGATCTCCGACACCGAGATCGCCCGCCGCGCCCAGGCCGAGGCCGACCGGATCCTCGCCGAGGCCCGCAAGGAGGCCGAGGAGATCCGCGCCGAGGCCGACGACTACGTCGACTCCAAGCTCGCCAACTTCGAGGTCGTCCTCACCAAGACCCTCGGCTCGGTCGGCCGCGGCCGGGAGAAGCTGCTCGGCACCGGCCCCGGCCTGGACGAGAACGGCTACGAGGACGAGGACGCCCCCGAGCGCAGCCACGACCCGGAGACCCTGCGCCACAACGCCGACCAGTACGTCGACGCCAAGCTGGGCGCCTTCGAGGCGGTCCTCGCCAAGACCCTGGAGGCCGTCGGCCGCGGCCGGCAGAAGCTGCACGGCCGGATCGCCACGGACGACCTCGGCGCCCTCGCCGACGACACCACGACCTTCCAGCACTCCAGCGACGCCGACTACCTCGCCGACCTCGCCGCCCTGGCCGAGCAGGACACCGCCGCCGAGCGCCCGGACCGGTCCGCGCAGCAACAGCCGCAGCCGCAGCAGCAGCCGTCGTACGAGCCGCAGCCGGCGTACGCGTCGTACGACCAGCAGGACCCCTACGGAGGCTTCCCGCAGCAGCCCGCCTACGGCCAGCAGGACCCGTACGGCTACCAGCAGGCCGACCCCTACGCCTACCAGGGCTACGACCCGCAGCAGGCCGCCTACGACCCCCAGCAGGCCCACCAGCAACAGCAGCCCCAGCAGCAGCCGCAGCAGGGCTACGCTCTCGACGAGACCAGCCTCTTCGACACGAGCATGATCAGCGCGGAGCAGCTGCGCGCGTACGAACAGGGCCGGGGCCTGTAG
- the rpmF gene encoding 50S ribosomal protein L32, with amino-acid sequence MAVPKRKMSRSNTRHRRSQWKAAVPTLVACERCHEPKQQHIACPSCGTYNKRQVLEV; translated from the coding sequence GTGGCTGTTCCGAAGCGGAAGATGTCGCGCAGCAACACGCGCCACCGCCGGTCGCAGTGGAAGGCTGCGGTCCCCACCCTGGTTGCGTGCGAGCGCTGCCACGAGCCCAAGCAGCAGCACATCGCGTGCCCGTCTTGCGGCACCTACAACAAGCGCCAGGTCCTCGAAGTCTGA
- the rsmD gene encoding 16S rRNA (guanine(966)-N(2))-methyltransferase RsmD: MTRVIAGRAGGRRLSVPPGTGTRPTSDRAREGLFSTWQSLLGGPLDGERVLDLYAGSGAVGLEALSRGAGHALLVEADARAARIVRENVKNLGLPGAEVRAGKAEQIIRQPAPEEPYDLVFLDPPYAVTDHDLREILLTLHSEGWLAEQALVTVERSTRGGEFRWPDGFEAIRSRRYGEGTFWYGRAASTCEDAR; this comes from the coding sequence ATGACCCGCGTGATCGCCGGCCGGGCCGGCGGACGGCGCCTCTCAGTACCCCCTGGCACCGGAACCCGCCCCACCTCCGACCGCGCACGCGAAGGTCTCTTCTCCACCTGGCAGTCCCTGTTGGGCGGCCCCCTGGACGGCGAACGGGTCCTCGACCTCTACGCAGGCTCGGGTGCCGTGGGCCTGGAAGCCCTCTCCCGAGGCGCCGGTCACGCCCTCCTCGTCGAAGCCGACGCCCGCGCGGCGAGGATCGTGCGCGAGAACGTGAAGAACCTGGGCCTGCCCGGCGCCGAAGTGCGAGCGGGCAAAGCAGAACAGATCATCAGGCAACCGGCACCGGAAGAGCCGTACGACCTCGTCTTCCTCGACCCCCCGTACGCCGTCACAGATCACGATCTTCGCGAGATTCTGCTCACACTCCACTCGGAAGGCTGGCTCGCTGAGCAAGCGCTCGTCACCGTGGAGCGCAGCACCAGAGGCGGCGAATTCCGGTGGCCGGACGGCTTCGAGGCGATCCGGTCCCGTCGCTACGGCGAGGGAACGTTTTGGTACGGTCGCGCCGCCTCTACGTGCGAAGACGCACGATGA
- a CDS encoding DUF6924 domain-containing protein, with amino-acid sequence MALPGHDEFSLVLRTDFSDDAAWEAVCAEIDAAEEFSTAVFVGDPRFAGVGVQALVEEEAAAGDDEKVFHVFLADAFTMADAEHRLLAVDLADEPGRTLRVPPAWFSDISVNLGIANMDFAEFADCVDGSGTYRGCGDG; translated from the coding sequence ATGGCTCTGCCCGGGCACGACGAGTTCTCGCTCGTCCTGCGCACCGACTTCTCCGACGACGCGGCCTGGGAGGCGGTGTGCGCGGAGATCGACGCGGCGGAGGAGTTCTCGACGGCCGTCTTCGTCGGCGACCCCCGGTTCGCCGGGGTGGGCGTGCAGGCGCTGGTCGAGGAGGAGGCCGCCGCCGGCGACGACGAGAAGGTCTTCCACGTGTTCCTCGCGGACGCGTTCACCATGGCGGACGCGGAGCACCGCCTGCTGGCCGTCGACCTCGCCGACGAACCCGGCCGCACCCTCCGGGTGCCGCCCGCGTGGTTCTCCGACATCTCCGTCAACCTGGGGATCGCGAACATGGACTTCGCCGAGTTCGCGGACTGTGTCGACGGCTCGGGGACCTACCGGGGCTGCGGCGACGGCTGA
- the rnc gene encoding ribonuclease III — MRGTVSSPKKAEDAKADAPAKKKADNQASSHTLLEGRLGYKVESALLVRALTHRSYAYENGGLPTNERLEFLGDSVLGLVVTDTLYRTHPDLPEGQLAKLRAAVVNSRALAEVGRGLDLGSFIRLGRGEEGTGGRDKASILADTLEAVIGAVYLDQGLDSASELVHRLFDPLIEKSSNLGAGLDWKTSLQELTATEGLGVPEYLVTETGPDHEKTFTAAARVGGVSYGTGTGRSKKEAEQQAAESAWRAIKAAADERAKAAREAAAADAEAVRAAKEAAEETTEAVQGGDPSSAPA, encoded by the coding sequence GTGAGAGGCACTGTGTCCAGTCCCAAGAAGGCGGAAGACGCCAAGGCGGACGCACCCGCCAAGAAGAAGGCGGACAACCAGGCCTCGTCCCACACGCTTCTGGAAGGGCGGCTCGGCTACAAGGTCGAGTCCGCCCTTCTGGTGCGCGCGCTGACCCACCGTTCCTACGCGTACGAGAACGGCGGTCTGCCGACGAACGAGCGGCTGGAGTTCCTCGGGGACTCCGTCCTCGGCCTCGTCGTCACGGACACGCTGTACCGCACCCACCCCGACCTGCCCGAGGGCCAGCTGGCCAAGCTGCGGGCCGCGGTGGTCAACTCGCGTGCGCTGGCGGAGGTCGGGCGTGGCCTCGACCTGGGCTCCTTCATCCGGCTGGGCCGCGGTGAAGAGGGCACGGGCGGCCGGGACAAGGCGTCCATCCTCGCCGACACCCTGGAAGCGGTGATCGGCGCGGTCTATCTCGACCAGGGCCTCGACTCGGCGTCCGAGCTGGTGCACCGGCTCTTCGACCCCCTGATCGAGAAGTCCTCGAACCTCGGTGCCGGCCTGGACTGGAAGACCAGTCTCCAGGAGCTGACCGCGACCGAAGGACTCGGCGTGCCCGAGTACCTGGTCACGGAGACCGGCCCCGACCACGAGAAGACCTTCACTGCTGCCGCCCGCGTCGGAGGCGTCTCGTACGGCACCGGCACCGGCCGCAGCAAGAAGGAGGCGGAGCAGCAGGCCGCCGAGTCCGCCTGGCGGGCCATCAAGGCCGCCGCGGACGAGCGCGCCAAGGCGGCCAGGGAGGCGGCCGCCGCGGACGCGGAGGCGGTCAGGGCGGCCAAGGAGGCCGCCGAGGAGACCACGGAAGCCGTCCAGGGCGGCGACCCGTCCTCCGCTCCCGCCTGA
- a CDS encoding YceD family protein: MASNARLDHRNPLVFDTHELGRRPGALQRLTRTIDAPADLGIQGVIGVPEGTPVELELRLESVMEGVLVTGTARARAEGECVRCLEPVGLELEADFQELFSYPDADDRGRVIAEPGDDAEDDEDRYFLEDGLFDLEPLLRDAVVLALPMQPVCQEDCPGLCSECGARLADDPDHHHDAVDIRWAALQGLAGSLEDGEKDEMSGAEAGVDEKQEK; this comes from the coding sequence ATGGCCTCCAACGCCCGCCTCGACCACCGCAACCCCCTCGTGTTCGACACGCACGAGCTGGGCCGGCGGCCTGGCGCGCTCCAGCGCCTGACCCGCACGATCGACGCTCCCGCCGATCTCGGCATCCAGGGGGTCATCGGAGTGCCGGAAGGCACCCCGGTGGAGCTCGAACTCCGGCTCGAGTCGGTCATGGAAGGGGTGCTCGTCACAGGCACCGCCCGTGCACGGGCCGAGGGGGAGTGCGTAAGGTGTCTGGAGCCGGTCGGGCTGGAGCTCGAAGCGGACTTCCAGGAACTGTTCTCGTACCCTGACGCCGACGACCGGGGCCGCGTGATCGCGGAACCGGGCGACGACGCCGAGGACGACGAGGACAGGTACTTCCTCGAGGACGGACTGTTCGACCTCGAACCTCTGCTGCGCGATGCGGTGGTGCTCGCACTGCCGATGCAGCCGGTGTGCCAGGAAGACTGCCCGGGCCTGTGCTCCGAGTGCGGAGCGCGGCTCGCGGACGACCCGGACCACCACCACGACGCCGTCGACATCCGTTGGGCGGCATTGCAGGGACTCGCCGGTTCACTCGAAGACGGCGAGAAGGACGAGATGAGCGGCGCCGAAGCGGGCGTCGACGAGAAGCAGGAGAAGTAG
- the mutM gene encoding bifunctional DNA-formamidopyrimidine glycosylase/DNA-(apurinic or apyrimidinic site) lyase: protein MPELPEVEVVRRGLARWVAHRTVAEVEVLHPRAVRRHIAGADDFAHRLKGHHIGTPSRRGKYLWLPLEETNQSVLAHLGMSGQLLVQPYEAPDEKHLRIRIRFADSLGTELRFVDQRTFGGLSLHDNTPDGLPDVIAHIARDPLDPLFDDEAFHLALRRKRTTVKRALLDQSLISGVGNIYADEALWRARIHYERPTANFTRPVTTELLGHVRDVMNAALAVGGTSFDSLYVNVNGESGYFDRSLDAYGREGEPCGRCGTPIRRRPWMNRSSYFCPKCQRPPRIRAAVPAGRS from the coding sequence ATGCCCGAGTTGCCCGAGGTCGAGGTCGTCCGGCGCGGTCTCGCGCGCTGGGTCGCCCACCGCACCGTCGCCGAGGTCGAGGTGCTGCACCCGCGCGCCGTGCGTCGGCACATCGCGGGCGCCGACGACTTCGCACACCGGCTGAAGGGCCACCACATCGGCACCCCGAGCCGCCGCGGCAAGTACCTGTGGCTGCCGCTGGAGGAGACCAACCAGTCCGTCCTCGCCCACCTCGGCATGAGCGGCCAGCTGCTGGTGCAGCCGTACGAGGCGCCGGACGAGAAGCATCTGCGCATCCGGATACGGTTCGCCGACTCCCTCGGCACCGAGCTCCGTTTCGTGGACCAACGCACTTTCGGCGGGCTGTCGTTGCACGACAACACCCCCGACGGCCTGCCCGACGTCATCGCGCACATCGCCCGCGACCCCCTCGATCCGCTGTTCGACGACGAGGCCTTCCACCTGGCGCTGCGCCGCAAGCGGACCACCGTCAAGCGGGCCCTGCTGGACCAGTCGCTGATCAGCGGCGTCGGCAACATCTACGCCGACGAGGCGCTGTGGCGCGCCCGCATCCACTACGAGCGCCCGACGGCGAACTTCACCCGCCCGGTCACGACCGAGCTCCTCGGCCACGTCCGGGACGTGATGAACGCCGCCCTCGCCGTCGGCGGCACCAGCTTCGACAGCCTGTACGTCAACGTCAACGGCGAGTCGGGCTACTTCGACCGGTCCCTGGACGCGTACGGCCGCGAGGGCGAGCCCTGCGGCCGGTGCGGCACCCCGATCCGCCGCCGCCCCTGGATGAACCGCTCCAGCTACTTCTGCCCGAAGTGCCAGCGTCCGCCGAGGATCCGGGCGGCGGTGCCGGCCGGACGGAGCTGA
- the recG gene encoding ATP-dependent DNA helicase RecG codes for MDLVHGLDEPLKQPLKSVLGPATAKVMAEHLGLHTVGDLLHHYPRRYEERGQLTQLAELPMDEHVTVVAQVADARLHTFASAKAPRGKGQRLEVTITDGSGRLQLVFFGNGVHKPHKELLPGTRAMFAGKVSVFNRRLQLAHPAYELLRGDSDETVESWAGALIPIYPATAKLESWKIGKAVQTVLPTAQEALDPLPPSLREGRGLIPLPEALLKIHRPHTKADIADARARLKWDEAFVLQVALARRRYADTQLPAVPRTPKPDGLLAAFDDRLPFTLTEGQQKVSKEIFDDLATEHPMHRLLQGEVGSGKTMVALRAMLAVVDAGGQAAMLAPTEVLAQQHHRSVTEMMGELAEGGMLGGAEHATKVVLLTGSMGAAARRQALLDLVTGEAGIVIGTHALIEDKVQFHDLGLVVVDEQHRFGVEQRDALRGKGKQPPHLLVMTATPIPRTVAMTVFGDLETSVLDQLPAGRSPIASHVVPAADKPHFLARAWERVREEVGGGHQAYVVCPRIGDEEDDPGKARQKSPEDEAEKRPPLAVLDVADQLGRGPLQGLRVEVLHGRMHPDDKDAVMRRFAAGETDVLVATTVIEVGVNVPNATVMVIMDADRFGVSQLHQLRGRVGRGSAPGLCLLVTEMPEASAARQRLNAVASTLDGFELSRIDLEQRREGDVLGQAQSGARSSLRVLAVIEDEEVIAEAREEATAVVAADPELRRLPGLRTALDALVDEEREQYLEKG; via the coding sequence ATGGATCTCGTGCACGGACTGGACGAACCACTGAAGCAGCCACTGAAGTCGGTGCTCGGCCCCGCCACCGCGAAGGTGATGGCCGAGCACCTCGGCCTGCACACCGTCGGCGACCTCCTCCACCACTACCCGCGCAGATACGAGGAGCGCGGCCAGCTCACCCAGCTCGCCGAGCTGCCCATGGACGAACACGTCACGGTGGTCGCCCAGGTGGCCGACGCCCGCCTGCACACCTTCGCCTCCGCCAAGGCCCCGCGCGGCAAGGGCCAGCGCCTGGAGGTCACGATCACCGACGGCAGCGGCCGGCTCCAGCTGGTCTTCTTCGGCAACGGCGTCCACAAGCCGCACAAGGAGCTGCTGCCCGGCACACGCGCGATGTTCGCCGGAAAGGTCTCGGTCTTCAACCGCCGCCTCCAACTCGCCCACCCCGCCTACGAGTTGCTGCGCGGCGACAGTGACGAAACGGTGGAGAGCTGGGCCGGCGCCCTGATCCCCATCTATCCGGCCACCGCGAAGCTGGAGTCCTGGAAGATCGGCAAGGCGGTCCAGACGGTGCTGCCCACCGCCCAGGAGGCCCTGGACCCCCTGCCGCCCTCCCTGCGCGAGGGCCGCGGCCTGATCCCGCTCCCCGAGGCCCTCCTCAAGATCCACCGCCCGCACACCAAGGCCGACATCGCCGACGCCCGCGCCCGGCTGAAGTGGGACGAGGCCTTCGTCCTCCAGGTCGCCCTGGCCCGCCGCCGCTACGCGGACACCCAGCTGCCGGCCGTCCCCCGCACCCCGAAACCCGACGGCCTCCTCGCCGCCTTCGACGACCGCCTGCCCTTCACCCTCACCGAGGGCCAGCAGAAGGTCTCCAAGGAGATCTTCGACGACCTCGCGACCGAGCACCCGATGCACCGCCTGCTGCAGGGCGAGGTGGGTTCGGGCAAGACCATGGTGGCCCTGCGCGCCATGCTCGCCGTGGTCGACGCGGGCGGGCAGGCCGCCATGCTCGCGCCCACCGAGGTGCTCGCCCAGCAGCACCACCGCTCGGTGACCGAGATGATGGGCGAACTGGCCGAGGGCGGCATGCTGGGCGGCGCCGAGCACGCCACCAAGGTCGTCCTGCTCACCGGCTCCATGGGCGCCGCCGCCCGCCGCCAGGCGCTGCTGGACCTGGTCACCGGCGAGGCCGGCATCGTCATCGGCACCCACGCGCTGATCGAGGACAAGGTCCAGTTCCACGACCTCGGCCTGGTCGTGGTCGACGAGCAGCACCGCTTCGGCGTGGAGCAGCGCGACGCCCTGCGCGGCAAGGGCAAGCAGCCTCCTCACCTGCTGGTCATGACGGCCACCCCGATCCCGCGCACGGTCGCCATGACCGTCTTCGGCGACCTGGAGACCTCCGTCCTCGACCAGCTCCCGGCCGGCCGCTCCCCGATCGCCAGCCACGTCGTCCCCGCCGCCGACAAGCCGCACTTCCTCGCTCGGGCCTGGGAGCGGGTCCGCGAGGAGGTGGGAGGCGGCCACCAGGCGTACGTCGTCTGCCCCCGGATCGGGGACGAGGAGGACGATCCCGGGAAGGCCAGGCAGAAGTCGCCCGAGGACGAGGCGGAGAAGCGCCCGCCGCTCGCGGTCCTGGACGTCGCCGACCAGCTGGGCCGCGGCCCCCTGCAGGGCCTGAGGGTGGAGGTCCTGCACGGCCGAATGCACCCCGACGACAAGGACGCGGTGATGCGCCGCTTCGCCGCGGGCGAGACCGACGTCCTGGTCGCCACCACGGTCATCGAGGTCGGCGTGAACGTCCCCAATGCCACGGTGATGGTCATCATGGACGCCGACCGCTTCGGTGTCTCCCAGCTCCACCAGCTCCGCGGCCGCGTCGGCCGGGGCTCGGCCCCCGGTCTGTGCCTCCTGGTCACCGAGATGCCCGAGGCGAGTGCGGCCCGCCAGCGCCTGAACGCGGTCGCCTCCACCCTCGACGGCTTCGAACTCTCCCGCATCGACCTCGAACAGCGCCGCGAGGGCGATGTCCTCGGCCAGGCCCAGTCCGGTGCCCGTTCCTCCTTGCGCGTCCTGGCGGTCATCGAGGACGAGGAGGTCATCGCCGAGGCGAGAGAGGAGGCGACGGCGGTGGTGGCGGCGGATCCGGAGCTACGGCGGCTTCCCGGCCTGCGCACAGCCCTGGACGCTCTTGTGGACGAGGAAAGGGAGCAGTACCTGGAAAAGGGGTGA
- a CDS encoding HSP90 family protein: protein MDYQSSQTSQSPHSPHTFQVDLRGLVDLLSHHLYSSPKVYLRELLQNAVDAITARRGEEPGAPARVRLYADGGGLRVEDSGIGLTEADVHELLATIGRSSKRAEGVQEARSGFLGQFGIGLLACFLVAERIRVVSRSARTPGAPPVEWTARDDGSYTVRTLPGSARPEPGTTVHLTARPGAAEWLAPERVLSLARDFGALLPYDVRVGEEPVTDLPAPWDRPYPSPSSRRVALARHCHELFGFTPLDSIDLAVPLAGIRGVAYVLPAAVSPAQRATHRVHLKGMLLTERAEQLLPDWAFFVRCVLDTDSLRPTASRESLYEDETLAAVREALGERIRSWLTGLAAGDPERLTAFLAVHHLGVKSLARHDRDMLRTMLPWLPFETTDGQLSLEEFAQRHPVVHFTRTVEEYRQVAPIAAAQGVGVVNGGYTYDGDLVEALPSVRPGTVVAELDADTVTAHLDAVDPGEELALSGFLAAARARLDPLGCDVVLRAFHPLSVPALHLDDRAARHEQARAAAEEQADDLWAGILGSLRGSAPRARLVLNHLNPLVRRISSLKDTELIGTATESLYGQALLMAQRPLRPADSALLNRAFIGLLEWATHGETTGDE, encoded by the coding sequence ATGGACTACCAGAGCTCACAGACATCCCAGAGTCCCCACTCACCTCATACGTTCCAGGTCGACCTGCGCGGCCTGGTGGATCTGCTCTCCCATCACCTCTACTCCAGCCCCAAGGTCTATCTGCGCGAGCTGCTGCAGAACGCCGTCGACGCCATCACGGCACGGCGGGGCGAGGAGCCCGGCGCCCCGGCCCGGGTGCGGCTGTACGCCGACGGCGGCGGTCTGCGCGTGGAGGACAGCGGGATCGGGCTCACCGAGGCGGACGTGCACGAACTGCTGGCCACCATCGGGCGCAGCTCCAAGCGGGCCGAGGGCGTGCAGGAGGCCCGTTCGGGCTTCCTCGGCCAGTTCGGCATCGGCCTGCTGGCCTGCTTCCTCGTCGCCGAGCGGATCCGGGTGGTCAGCCGCAGCGCCCGTACGCCCGGCGCACCACCGGTGGAGTGGACGGCCCGCGACGACGGCTCGTACACCGTGCGGACCCTGCCCGGCTCCGCGCGGCCCGAGCCCGGTACGACCGTGCACCTGACCGCGCGGCCCGGGGCGGCCGAGTGGCTGGCACCGGAGCGGGTCCTGAGCCTGGCCCGCGACTTCGGCGCGCTGCTGCCGTACGACGTCCGGGTGGGCGAGGAGCCGGTCACCGATCTGCCCGCGCCCTGGGACCGGCCGTATCCGAGCCCTTCGAGCAGAAGGGTGGCGCTGGCCCGGCACTGTCACGAGCTGTTCGGGTTCACGCCGCTGGACTCGATCGACCTGGCCGTGCCGCTGGCCGGGATCCGCGGGGTGGCGTACGTGCTGCCGGCGGCCGTGAGTCCGGCCCAGCGGGCGACCCACCGGGTGCATCTGAAGGGCATGCTGCTGACCGAGCGGGCCGAACAGCTGCTGCCCGACTGGGCGTTCTTCGTGCGCTGCGTCCTGGACACCGACAGTCTGCGGCCGACCGCCTCGCGCGAGTCGCTGTACGAGGACGAGACGCTGGCCGCGGTGCGGGAGGCGCTCGGCGAAAGGATCCGCTCGTGGCTCACGGGGCTCGCCGCCGGTGATCCGGAGCGGCTGACGGCGTTCCTCGCCGTGCACCACCTGGGCGTGAAGTCCCTCGCCCGGCACGACCGCGACATGCTGCGCACGATGCTGCCCTGGCTGCCGTTCGAGACGACCGACGGGCAGCTGTCCCTGGAGGAGTTCGCGCAGCGGCACCCGGTGGTGCACTTCACCCGGACCGTCGAGGAGTACCGGCAGGTGGCGCCGATCGCCGCCGCTCAGGGCGTCGGCGTGGTCAACGGCGGCTACACGTACGACGGCGACCTGGTCGAGGCGCTGCCGTCGGTGCGGCCGGGGACGGTGGTCGCCGAGCTGGACGCGGACACCGTGACCGCGCACCTGGACGCGGTCGACCCGGGCGAGGAACTGGCCCTGTCCGGCTTCCTGGCGGCGGCGCGGGCGAGACTCGACCCGCTGGGCTGTGACGTCGTACTCCGGGCCTTCCATCCGCTGTCCGTGCCCGCGCTGCACCTGGACGACCGGGCCGCGCGGCACGAGCAGGCCCGCGCGGCGGCCGAGGAGCAGGCCGACGACCTGTGGGCGGGCATCCTCGGCTCGCTGCGCGGCAGCGCCCCACGCGCGCGTCTGGTGCTCAACCACCTCAACCCGCTGGTGCGCAGGATCAGTTCGCTCAAGGACACGGAGCTGATCGGCACGGCCACCGAGTCGCTGTACGGGCAGGCCCTGCTGATGGCGCAGCGCCCGCTCAGGCCGGCGGACTCGGCGCTGCTGAACCGGGCGTTCATCGGCCTGCTGGAGTGGGCGACCCATGGGGAGACGACGGGCGATGAGTGA
- the coaD gene encoding pantetheine-phosphate adenylyltransferase yields MRRAVCPGSFDPITNGHLDIIARASRLYDEVYVAVMINKSKKGLFEIEERIELIREVTADYANVRVEAFHGLLVDFCKQRDIPAIVKGLRAVSDFDYELQMAQMNIGLTGVETLFVPTNPTYSFLSSSLVKEVAAWGGDVSHLVPAPVLEALNKRLRKV; encoded by the coding sequence GTGCGCCGCGCCGTCTGTCCCGGGTCGTTCGACCCGATCACCAACGGACACCTCGACATCATTGCCCGAGCCTCCCGTCTGTACGACGAGGTCTATGTCGCGGTGATGATCAACAAGTCCAAGAAGGGCCTGTTCGAGATCGAGGAGCGGATCGAGCTGATCCGCGAGGTCACCGCCGACTACGCCAACGTCCGGGTCGAGGCCTTCCACGGCCTCCTCGTCGACTTCTGCAAGCAGCGTGACATCCCCGCCATCGTCAAGGGCCTGCGCGCCGTCAGCGACTTCGACTACGAGCTGCAGATGGCGCAGATGAACATCGGCCTCACCGGCGTCGAAACCCTCTTCGTGCCCACCAACCCCACCTACAGCTTCCTCTCCTCCTCCCTGGTCAAGGAGGTCGCGGCCTGGGGCGGCGACGTCTCCCACCTGGTGCCCGCCCCGGTCCTCGAGGCTCTGAACAAGCGCCTGCGCAAGGTCTGA